Below is a window of Arabidopsis thaliana chromosome 2, partial sequence DNA.
AAGTTCCTGTTATACAGAAACTAAACTACATAAGACTAGCTAAGACGATTGGATACTAGATCAATCAAAAACACTTATAAATCTGAGAAACAATTTCGAAGAGCAACAATGACCTGAATAAGAATGATATTAGCTCCTTTAGCGTGAGCTTCTCTGACTAATCTGCGTAAAATGTAAACAATTCCATTCTCAGATACTGAAATCGGATTCGAACGGGGGAATCTATATCAGAGCTTGAAATTGAATAGTTCGATTCCAAAGGTCCGTGATCACAATAAATTGCTCGAGAAGCTTATACGCATATGGAAATttgaaggaggaggaagatgggAGAGATTGATAATTAGAGAGAGGGagggaggaagagagagagacgaacCGCTCAGCGGCGGCGACATTGGTGGAGATATCGTCGGAGCAAGCGAATTGGAGAGATGAAACAACCActtctcgtcttcttccttccgTTTccattgtttctctctctttctctgtgttttttctCACAGTGAAGGAATTTAAGGACGCTCAAAATCGAATATAAGGTAGCTGACTCATTTGACTGTGACTAGcagagagaacaaaatagaacagaacattttttcttttccaaaatcGAATAAAGGCGTTcacaaacgcaaacgcaaacgcaaacgcagACGTAAAACCCCAAATTGAGTTGGAACATTTTAGATGTTTTATGAATGAGGGATCCTAATCCTTGTATGGTCTTATTTTAGATTCTTCTACACTTATCTACTATATGCACAAGACATAAACAAGTTGATACAAAATAAGTGTTGGTGGGTAAAAGTTACATTGGTGGatttaaaataactaaacttggaacataatcACTTAGAACATAATAACTGAAGAGAAACCAGAGACATAATAACTGAAGAGAAACCAGGGACAATATTTCAATTGGTTTGTACAATAATCGAATTTTCTGCAACCATGCCTTCCAATAATGTACATCATGTTCTCCGTGAAATCCTCGCATCTCCCACAATACATAatcactttcttttcttcatcaataaAATCTGTATTCGACTAAACAATCTCTTACCTAGAAAACTAGAAGGTATAACAATATTCAGTGATCCAACAAGATACTTAATTGAGGAGTCTTGTACTTGATCTTCAAACTCTTTGATGTCTACATTGACACCATATTGACGTTATCCCCCGAGTAAACATAGAGTATAATATATCTTTTAAGTTCGAGCTCTctagaagaacaaaatataGTGAATTTCCTCAGGTCTTTAATCTTCGCGATGATGGTCTTATACTTGAGTTGTTGCATCACTCCATGTTTATACATATGTAGTACCATCACTACTTCCACCTTTAAATCATTGGCCTCTTtgatgttggaaaaaaaaacttccaaaaaaaaaagacgttCACAAAAGCTAACGTGCGCTGGAGACGAATTTTACTGGAAAAGCTAACGTGCGCCTAATTTCCACCGTGCTCATCCAATTTCACCAAATCTCCGAAAACCTTAAAAccagaatcaaaattttcacatttGGAAGGATCTGATCTGAAACAATGGCAGTGAGAGCAACGGTGTCGCGTTTTCCGATCGATTCAGACGCTCAAGAGGCGTCAGGACTTCCTTGGGGACTGACAGTAACACCATTCGCGGCCAAAGACGAGAACGGAATCGGACCAGCGTGCGGATCTAACggtcatcttcttcctcgttgCGAAAACTGCTACGCTTACTTCAATACCTATTGTGAGCTTGATCAATGGGCTTGGAATTGCTCGCTTTGTGGAACTCTCAATGGACTTCCTTCTGATGCTATTGCTCGTTACTCTAATCCTCACTCTATACCTGAAATGACTTCCTCCTTCATTGATCTTGAGATGCCTCGTATGTCTTACGTCATCTCTATactgattcttttgttttttttgttggaattggTTCTAATTTCtgattaattgtttgtttttctagtGGATGGATCGGAGGAAGAGATGACGCAAGCACGACCTGTGTATGTTGCGGCGATTGATATCTCTTGTAAGGcttatttcttctatattgTGTTCGAAGCTCATTGTGATCAGTGTAGATTGTACTTGAATTGTGTGTTAGTGAACTTTGGATTGTGAATTTTGAAAGCAATGTGTGTGTCATTTTGCTATGGATTATGATTCTAGCTTGGGTTTGTatgcttttttgttgttcttatcGATTTTTGGCTTGCTTATGTTGTGATTTTGTCATGACTTTGGAGATAGGGTGTGGTAGCAGTAAATTTGTTTCGAATTTTGTTCAAATGTTGCACTTTTTGCtcatgattatttttgttatctgCAGCTTCTGAGGAATTTTTGGAGCTTACAAAAAGTGCATTGCTAGCCGCTCTGGAAGGTCGTTTCATACCAAATTTAAAGCAAGgatttactttttcttctgtgTGACTGTGTCCTGAGGAAAACAATTCTCTCGTTTTTTCGTATATGCAGCTCTAAGTCCAGGGGCTCTTTTTGGTCTTGTTACGTTCAGTCACAAAATAGGACTGTATGATGTTCAAGGACCTATACCAGTTGTAAAGAATGTATTCATTCCCCCTGATGGGGAGAGCAGCTTATCGCTAGAACTTGAGGATGTCATGCCCTTGTTACAATTTTTGGCTCCGGTATGGTCATTTTTTAACATCTTGTTTCCTGTTTCCTACTTCCTTGGTCATTCAAATTGATTGTCGGATCACATGGCTTGGAATACCTGTTGACAGACTAAGTTCTCTTTCTGTACTTCCTGCAGGTAGAAACTTGCAAGGATCGTATTGCTGCTGCACTTGAGACACTCAGACCAATTACTTCTTGGGAGAGATCAGCTGGAGCAGGTCAAGGGATGGATAGTGTGTTGATGGGTGGTAGGGGCTTTGGTACAGCTATGGAAGCTCTATTCAACTATCTAGGATCTGAATTTGGGAATACATTTGCATTAGGTATGTGAAATTATTTAGCATGCCCATACTCTATATGTTTCAACATAGTCGTAGTGGCCAGTTGGTATTGTTTTATTGACTTGATATAAGTGCAGCTAGGGTGTTTGCTTTCCTATCTGGTCCTCCTGATTATGGACGTGGACAATTGGATACAAGTAGATATGGTGAACAATATGCAAGTAAAAGGGTAGATGCTGATCGTGCTCTACTTCCTGAACAAACACCATTCTACAAAGACCTAGTAAGTCTTATTTCAAGATTTTCTGTCTCCGGAATGGATATATTCTTTGAGCTTAGATCTAACGGCTCTTTTATAGGCCACCATTGCTGTCCAATCAGGTGTATGTGTAGATTTATTTGCAGTTACAAATGAGTACACAGATTTAGCATCCCTGAAGTTCCTTAGCATTGAAAGTGGCGGTTCACTGTTTTTGTATTCAAGCACTGATGATTCAACTCTTCCCCAAGACATGTTAGTTCTGATTCTTGGCATTATATTTCCACTCCAATAGAAATAAAGCATGCTGTGTTTTCTTTACTTGTTACCAACTTAATTGAAGCAAAATCGCATGATCTTCTTTTGTAGGTTTCGAATGCTTAACCGGCCGTATGCATTCAATTGTGTCTTGAGATTGAGGACGTCAACTGAATTCAAACCTGGCAACTCTGTATGTGGTTTTAGTGAAAACCGAAAGTTcagataatgattttttttttttttttttttttgcttcagcTAACAGTTTAGCCTTACTTGCAGTTTGGTCACTTCTTTCCAGATCCACAGTACGAGAACCTTCAGCATATCATCTGCTGTGATTCATATGCAACATATGCATATGACTTTGAATTTGCAGATAACACTGGATTTTCCAGGTAAACTTAACAATAATTGCTTTTTCCTATAAAATTTTCATGATTTGGTCGAAGGGAcgatattgatgatgattgttTCCATGCAATTGTAAAGCTGCTAGTCATTGATTTTGTCATAATGTGACTCTTAATACATCTGTAATTAGTCATTGTCATGCTTTCCTTGACCTGCAATAAAGTAAttgtcttaaaaaaaatttatagagCTTTTTACTATATTATTGAATCCTCTGCCAAGTCTTTTAACTAATATGATAAACGGACTTGGCACTTAAAGATGCTTACTTCTTGTGCTCTTTTCCAGGCATTCTGGAGAGCAACCAGTGGTGCAAATTGCATTTCAGTACACAGTTGTTGTACCTCCCGAGGGACTGTCAAATTCAGAAATGTCATCTTCAAGTAGGTAAGATTCAATCCATGCTAAAGCTGTTGATTGATTGTAGTCAAATGGGGCTATGCTTATTATTGGAATTTTTTATCGTTGGAACATTCATAGTAGTTTGTATCCTAGAAATGAATTTCATACCTTGCAAATCCATGTCAAAGCCTAGGGTTGATAGTAAACCTCGAACCTCCCTTACATTAATGACCTTATACTCGGTCAATCCCAGAACCCAAATTTGTCTTTCATGATAATTAATACTGTGGATCTTGTAGTGTTTCAATCTCGGTTTGATTTTCTCTGTGTTACACAGAGGCAAGCACACACTTCAGAGACGATTAAGGATCAGAACCATGCAATTTGGAACTGCCCACAATATCAATGAAATTTACGACAGTGTGGATCATGAAGTTGTTCTCTCATTGCTCGTTCACAAGGTAAAAgtaatttcatgtttttatctCGGCTCCAGCGAAAGAAAGGAATCCATTATTAATCTGCTAATTATGTAtgtattttcataattatttctCTGCAGGTAATTTTAGCCTCTCTGGAAGATGGAGTCAGAGAAGGGAGGGCATTGCTGCATGATTGGCTAGTAATTCTAACAGCACAATACAACGATGCCTTTAACCTTGTCCAATACAAAAACGGAAATAAGTCAATGAGTTCTCAGATTGATATCACGTTTTCACAATGTCCTCAACTTGAGCCTTTGCCTCGTTTAGTCTTTGCCTTACTCCGTAATCCCCTTCTCCGGTTTCATGAAGAAGGTGTTCATCCTGATTACAGAATCTACTTGCAATGCCTTTTCAGGTAACCATCCCAATGAACTACTAATAACCAACCTAGAGTCAGCGTGAACAATATTGTATATTTAGTGTATTTTTTCGATCGTGgatttatttggaaaaaatacCTTGGTATCTCATGTAAACAGACCACAAGCAAGGCTTTAGTCTCTAAATTTCGTGTTTGTgttcttctgttttgttttccttaaaACTGCAGTGTGTTGGACCCGAGCTCTCTTCATTGCGGCATTTACCCAGCACTAATGTCATATTCAACACCGGATACACTGGCATATCCGCGTCATTCGTTGAGCCGTGCAGCATTGATAACAAGTGGTAGTCCGATATTTTTCCTAGATGCATATACCACTTTGATAGTCTTCTACTCATCAACAGCAGACCCGTCAATACCTTTCCCTCCACCTCAAGACTGTAAGTTTTCTCACCAAATGAAATCCAGTTCAACCACCTTTAGATCTTTGAGACTATGTTGATTCGAAAACTTATATCTTACAGGTTTATTGAGGCAGACCATAAATAAAGTGAAGCAAGAAAGGAGCATCACACCAAAACTAGTGTTTATCCGAGGAGGACGAGACGATGCTACTGTCTTTGAGAACTATCTTATAGAAGAACAAGATGTGGACGGTAATGGTTTTGCTAGCGCCATGGGTTTCGTGTCTTTCCTCGATGATATTTCGCAGCGTGTCACTGAATACATGAAGTGAAAGCCAAATGACCCTCTAGTTTATTATACatccaaactcaaaattttcaactgtGTCAGAGTTTTACTCTTCTTGTTGTAACATTTGCTTTAGACTAGCATCCCAACTTTTTTGCTCTCttaatcaaaatgaataattaagCTAAAATTTTGTTGCAAAACTTCATTTTCTAAACTTTGACTTACATATTTGGTAACACTAGAGCCAAAGAGCAAAAAGATATGTTAGTCTATTACATGCTCATGGCCACAACCACTGCTTCAAGCTTACAAGCTAATCTCCAACATAAACCTGAAAACATGTTCTTAGCAAAAATATAACCTTGAGttcattcatcttcttcatcactctctACCTCTTCACCACTTCCACTTACGCTCCCGTCCTCGTTCTCATTATCTTCACCAACCCCGCTCCCATTTTCTTCCATGCTATGGTCCTCATTCCCGCTCTCTTCGCTCTCATTCCCATTCTCTTCCATGCTGTTTTCCTCATCCTCCTTCTCGTTCTCCTCATCATTCCCATTCTCTTCCGTATTTTCATCGTCGTTCTCCTCATCATTCCCATTCTCTTCTGTATTTTCATCGTCattctcatcttcctcatcgTTTCCATTCTCATCCTCCTCATCGTTtccattctcttcttccgTGTTGTCATTCTCAGTCTCCTCGTCATTCCTCTTAGTTTCCTCATCTATTTTGCTTTTCCTTGCACCCTTTTGCGTAGATGGTTCTTCctgtttcctcttcttcgtctctttgGGCTTCGAAGCAGTTCCACTTGAAGATTTCAAAGCAGCTCCACCAGCAGGATACGAAGCAGCTGCAGCACCCGCCTTTTTCCCcgcattcttcttcttaaaatcTGAAAACCAGTCATGTGGATTACACTAGGATTGACATCATAAGCTCAAAGTGCACACACCTAGGCCAGTGTCCATAACAAGACAAATCACAACCTAAGCCATTTCTACTAACACTCCATGAAAGTAACAACAGATAGTGACAATAGGATCTTCATCCGAACAAAACACTTACCTTCAAGAGAAGATTTAAGCGGCTCCAAAAATTCTGAAAAATCCATTTCTTCTAATGCCTTAAACACATCATCAGCCTTCATAGTTTGTCTTCTTGCatctttacaaaaatcatttgCCCTATATCATTCACCCCCAAATTAAACTAAATCCATCAATTCGATCgatcacaattcacaaacaCTAACATTCATCAATTGAATCACATTAACATAAACCCAAACTTGGAACATTCCAAATCATTCACTATCATAGTGCAGAAATTCGAAAAAAAGTTAGGGTTTGTGAAGTGTACATACGTGGCGGAGAGGTAGTGGATGAAGATCCTCGCACTCTCTGAGAATGCGAGCAAAGCTTCCTTGTGAATACTGACGTCATAATCCGGCGAACACTCCgacagcttcttcttcaccacccGGCGCACAATAGCTAGCGGCAGCTCGTCCACCACCACTTTCTCCGACTCCAttcttctctcctctctctcagTCGCCGTCTTTCCCGCCTTTATGTTaataatacaacaaaacacatCGGCCCAGTAAGCTGATCAGcctattaaaatatttaaaagccCATATTCAAGTTTATAAGCACTAAAGAGTTATGACCACGCCGCTCAATATTACCCGTTGGATTGATTGACAAAATCCTAGCCGTCAAATCGTACTAGCAAATCGGCCCATTATTCAAATTGATAAGCACTAAAGAGTTATGAGCACGTTGTCAATCTCACCGTTGGATAACCTTTATTAAATCTTCACCGTCCAATCGTAATACTAATAAATTCGATCAAAACACGAATAAGAATCGGAGTCGTCTTCAACCTCTGGAATTTGAGACATCTTCGAATAACCAGATTCTCCGAATTCGAGCCATTTCTAAGAATTTCATACTCTGATTAATGTCTTACTCAAACGCCTACGCACCGTCGGCACCGGAGCTACCAGAATCGTTCGTTCAGCAGCAGCACGATGGTGAAAGTAGATACACTTACGCGTATCCATCATATCAACCAACTCAGCAATTCAGCTCTTACTCCGGGATGTTTTCCCCGGAAACGCATCCGGAGATTGTGAGGAGCTTTGAGTCGGCGGATAGAAACCGGAGCGGATTTCTCGAAGAATCGGAGCTCCGGCAAGCGTTGTCGTTATCTGGGTACGATGGAATTAGTAACAGAACGATTAGGTTGCTGTTGTTTATTTACAAGATTCCTGTAGATTCTCTGCTTCGGCTTGGTAAATTCACTTATTGCAGCTTTTGAAATTGGCtttttgatttcaaatatgAATGATGTTACAAAATAGCCATGTTTCTACCTTTTTATGTAGGTCCTAAGGAGTATGTTGAGTTATGGAACTGCCTTGCGCAATGGCGTGTAAGTGAACACTTATGTGGATCAATCTAGTTGAGGCAATGTGTGTATTCTTCTATgccttaaaagttaaaaatggAGTGTTACTTTTCAATGTGTGTTCTTTTGTAGGCAATATTTAACAGGTACGATAGAGATAGGAGTGGAAAGATGAATTCTACCCAGCTCAGAGACGCTTTCTATAATCTCGGGTGCGTGCTTCCAACCTCGGTTCACCAGCTTATCGTATCTCAGTTTGATGATGGGACTGGCAAAACTGTTGACCTATGTTTCGACAGCTTCCTCGAGTAAGTTTTCTGTATGTTTTCATCGATTCTTGCGGTTCTTAATTTGTATACTAAGCATCATCGGTTTGTTTCCCTCATTTTGTTCTGCAGGTGTGGGATGATTGTGAAGGTATGATCTTTTAACCTCCATGAGAATTTCGACAATGTGTTTACATGAATCTAAACCACTTGAAATTGTTTAAAATGTGTCGTATGCTTATTAACAGGGATTGACAGAGAAGTTCAGGGAGAACGACCCTGGTTACACAGGCTACGCAACGCTCTCTTACGATGTCTTCATGTTGATGGTCATTCCGTTCATCGCCACCTATGATTAATGGTCACTTgctacttctttctttttctcaatcaCAGATTCAAGTTGTATATAGATAATAGATGCCTGAGTACTGACTGAATAGGAGAGTGAATTCAAACTAGTGAATAGTGTAATAAGCTAATGCTGAAGAGAGCAAGAGAATAAtaaatcaaagctttaagattATAACAAGTTTTTTAGCAGTAACAGAAGTGAAATGTTAAGAGCCAATTTTGAGCTGTTTGCAAACAGATAATCCTAAAATCACTGAACCAAGGACCGAGAAGGCTCCTTGCCTTGAACGCCAAAACTCGATCCACGTCAATGGTCTTCTAATTTCAATCAAAACCTTCTCGAACTGTTGGTGAAGGTCGTCAAGAGAGCCATTATTATCGATCACAACATCAGCTTTGCTTCTTTTCGAATCCAACGGCATCTGAGCCATCACTCTGTTTCTTGCATCTTCCTCACTCAATCCATCTCTCTCCATCAGTCTCTTAAGTTGTGTCTCTTGACTAACCCACACAACCACAATAGGTTTAGTCCATTTATCCATCTTCACTTCGAACAACAAAGGGATATCGACAACTATCACTTTAGCTCCACTCGCCCATTGTTTCAGAATTTCCCAGAAGATACCACTTGATATGTATGGAGCCATCAGCCTATAGAGTGAAAGACACAACTTCCAAATTCAGAATCTTATACATTAGACAATAAAGGGAATTCTCAATTCCTTACTTGTTTAGAAGTTGACGCTTGGAATCAGACGAGAACACAATCTGACCGAGTTTTGGCCGATCCACTTCTCCACTAGGAAGCAGAATCTCCTCACCAAAAGCTGCAACGACTCTTTTCCATCCACCGCTTCCTTTCTTCAATACATCCTATATAGTAAAACAACACATTTCCACATCTTTTACTAAACTTCTCTTGAGCTAAATTGCATCTAGGAGTACATCTCTCTTAGCAACGGTGACACAATAGTTACAAAAGAATTCCAGCAAGTAGAAAAGAGAGATGTTTGTTCCTTACTCGAGCAACAACATCAGCGTCAACAACGGGAATGCCACTAGCCTTGAAGAGGTTAGACACTGTACTCTTCCCAGACGCTATGCCTCCCGTTAACCCGACtattctcattctctttttccCCTCTTTTACTCCTCAGGAACACTTATATTTTCCCAGTGTACAAGTTACAATTGGTTTCTTCAGGATTTTCCTTCAAGAGTAGTAGACAAAACCAGAAATACACAAGTTAAGGATCTGACAACGTATTTGAatcacacaaaataaaaataaatactgaATCAGGGTTTTAGAAATCAATGAACAAAGCAAAATTGAACATGAATAGAGTAACCACAGATATTGAAAAATCAATGAacaaagaagttttttttttatttgtcaaagAAATGAACAAAGAAGCTAATTGGCAATAAACCATAGATAAAGAGACATCGGCTCGAACAGGAAAAACAGAAGAGTGGAGAATACGAAAGAGTAACCTCCTCAGCCACCGGAATACGAAGAAATCGACGCCGTAGATGGACAAAAAATTGGGGTAATTAATTGACTATAAACATCAAAGTGACTGGACCAATTTAATCCTTTCTATCTATGAATCTAAAGCTAAGTTGAACATGAATTGAGTAGCCATACATATTGAAACATCAattgaacaaagaaacaaattggCAATAAACCATAGATGAATTCAACAATTGTTGAGGAGATGTTTTTTACTGCATTTTAAACCGATACTGTATCACCACATCTTAtgaattcaaaactaaaaacatacAACTTCAAACACAGACATATCCAACCAAAAAGATAGAATCTGCAGCTTATGAATTCAAACACATCATATACAACAAGAGGAAAGATAAAAACCCAAATAGCAACGGAAGCAACAAAGGCCAAATTCTCAAGCAATTCACATACAAAACATGTCTGAACTACTAATAGAAACTCGACATGTACCTATTCGTATCGAGAATAAATGAATCGACCCAcaatttcaaatcaaatatgAATCAACCCACAAGTTCATAGCTacacaaaattcaatttttccaGACCAACCTTTAGAGAATCACCTTTAGAGAACACACGAACACTAACACACTTTAACCCAGATTTCTTTGAGCTGAAACTATTAAACCCCAAACATATGAATCAGATTCCAAAAATAGAGAATCTATCAAAgtgtaaaaataagaaagatgaaagatatAGAGagacaaatcaaaacttttctCACAATCGATGaagagataaaaaagaaagagatcgaagaaaagattgaagaagaagaagaagaagagagcgtttgaagaagaagaagagaattttatatcgaagaaaaaacaaaaaaaaagaaacaattaagaaaagaaaaaagttttaagcCATTGAAGCCCGAAACCTTTTCTCTACTTTGATTTAATTAGggcttttaatttatttagtgGGCTAGGACCGGCCCTAAATGTTAAGCCCGTTTTAACATCCCTAGGTACATATAATTGTGAACACTATACGGGCACACGATTAACCTTTTCATCAAAATAAGGTAGCGATGAATGATTTCAGTTTTGGctaacaaattacaaaaaaaaattgctttatGTTCAAACATAGCTAGatcttcaaaatatattatggaGATACATAATAATTCAACATGCATGCTCTTGATATAAATTTGGATTCTATTAATATTAGGTTTTATTACCTTCCATCTTGGATACATGTACATTACATACGTGTTGGATTGGAAAGAATGTTAGAAAACATAATAGCCATAATCCTCATGAAAAGGAAGGACAGCCGTGTGTGGGTAATGGGTATAGAGAGACCTTCGTGGAAAAAATTAGTGATCCCAAATATACGTGAACGCATATGCACTCATCAATACTATACTTTGACTTCACATCTCTAGCTCGAATTAAAGTttgatacaagaaaaaaaaatcgaaattaaaatgacctttaaaaaaaatgacatcTTTATAGTTTATACCAATTAATTATTTGACAGCTTGACACTTCACCAAGACCCACATTGATAGTGTGACACCTTGAACGGATCAGATTCGAATATGTAATAATGGCAGATCGAGCAAGAAGTTTCATGGACccatatatatgtacttttttttatttgtacaaGTACGTTTGTTATATGCATAGTTAGGAACTTTTGATAGATACTGAAATGGGAATGCCttccagaaagaaaaaaaacgcaTTCTTGAGAGTGTTTGGCACCATGTCAGTACCCAATGTAGTTTTGTAAGGTGGCTACCACATGTCATGTATTGATTAGCTGTCTTCTAAGCATCCAAAAACTAACCCACATTAGGTGATTATTACATATCATTATATGTCTTATTTCACTTATCATATAGAAATTCACACATtattaatcaatatttttttactaatttctAATAAGGAAATTAGGAAAACAGATTTGCGTCCACTATAACATCCACGTAAACTTCGAAGAAGCTTTTGTTGAAATGTTTCCGCAACTGTAGACTAATTTCATAACCATTGAAAAACTCTATAAAATTcatgaattaataattacgTTTAGAGACTGTTGTGAGACCCTACCGCGTGGTAATGCCGAAGGTAAAATGAATAGatatttgaaaagaaacaCTTTTGATGGAACAAACCGACTTTTTGACAATCTCATTAAACTATTGTTGATGGTACCAATGGACTTTTGTATAGCTGAAGTTGTGaggaacatttttttttatcacgaGATATGATTCACATGATCATAGCAAGTTGAAAGTTAACCAAAAGTGGTGTGACCCACATTTAACTATGTTAATAACAtactaattttgtaatacacacaaaaaaaatagcataattacaaaaactaGCTTACTGtattttagaaagaaataaaaagttgagctaaagagaaaacaaagatatttaAATTGATTGGTTAAATTGTGGATCACTAGATagataaactttttctttggtgaATAATAGATAGATAAACTTAGTATTTAATGATGTATCATTAAGGAACTTAAATAAAAGCTCACATATACTCTTAGCATAATCACATAAAATTGGCTTTcaatgttttagaaaaataattgagcTAAAAAGTAAACagggatatatatatatatatatatatatattgatggaAATTGGTTGAAAATTGTGGATTTAGATGGATACGTTCagtttttaactatttatcATTGAAACTTGGGTTGCAGAAACATAAAacctaataaaattatatttactcACAGattctttataatattttagcacaatttaacaaacaaattgtttAAACATTTTTCCAGTCAAggaataaattaatttttttaatttttgtgaatCCAATACATGACAAAGAATTGTATACCTCACCTATAATCAACtaacatattaaaacaaaaatcctaCAAGGACAGACAAAGACACAAGCGAAGCTTATCTCATCCTCATCTTGTCGCCCATATCGAGTATGAACCAAGCCACAGCCAAACCCATCACGACTCTccacaaattcaaaatctgCACAATTATTCAACATCCACATTATCAATATCTtatcatatataatcatatatatatatatatatattccttaattttaatcataacataatatataaactaatagaaagtaaaaattctattgtttttagaacattttctcaaaacaataatgaaacaaaacgttaaaaatgtaaatataaaaaatgaaaagaggaATTTACCTTAATTGTAGTTGCCCTTGAAGTATAGATAATATCAGGTAAATAACCTTGCATACCGACATTGTAAACCGGTTTACCATCCGGATAAAAAAGTCCATAATTCCTCTCAGAAACCG
It encodes the following:
- the ATCOAE gene encoding dephospho-CoA kinase family (ATCOAE; FUNCTIONS IN: ATP binding, dephospho-CoA kinase activity; INVOLVED IN: coenzyme A biosynthetic process; LOCATED IN: peroxisome, chloroplast, vacuole; EXPRESSED IN: 25 plant structures; EXPRESSED DURING: 15 growth stages; CONTAINS InterPro DOMAIN/s: Dephospho-CoA kinase (InterPro:IPR001977); Has 7074 Blast hits to 7073 proteins in 2608 species: Archae - 1; Bacteria - 4684; Metazoa - 251; Fungi - 135; Plants - 58; Viruses - 0; Other Eukaryotes - 1945 (source: NCBI BLink).), with amino-acid sequence MRIVGLTGGIASGKSTVSNLFKASGIPVVDADVVARDVLKKGSGGWKRVVAAFGEEILLPSGEVDRPKLGQIVFSSDSKRQLLNKLMAPYISSGIFWEILKQWASGAKVIVVDIPLLFEVKMDKWTKPIVVVWVSQETQLKRLMERDGLSEEDARNRVMAQMPLDSKRSKADVVIDNNGSLDDLHQQFEKVLIEIRRPLTWIEFWRSRQGAFSVLGSVILGLSVCKQLKIGS